One genomic region from Phycodurus eques isolate BA_2022a chromosome 16, UOR_Pequ_1.1, whole genome shotgun sequence encodes:
- the si:ch211-106h11.3 gene encoding CCN family member 1, with amino-acid sequence MGILLLLAVMQAVTVALVTAECPVVCECPAGPPSCAPGVSSVPDGCGCCKVCAAQLNQDCREGRPCDHHKGLECNYGNDVGRTNGICRAKAEGRSCEYSGRIYQNGENFQAGCKHQCTCIDGAVGCVPLCPSHVPLASPSCPAPHLVKVPGQCCLSIECHKGTTVVPPVHRRRQPPVYPPYPFIPYPVYPYVKPYAKPYQKLYPYKSKNEMDTLGNELVEVGRKWDKPHGHKHLAAWKQVGDQCVVQTTSWSQCSRSCGMGISSRVTNDNARCKLVKETRLCNIRPCSSMSIPAKKGRKCSRTHKAPEPHRLSYAGCRSTRLHRPNYCGVCRDGRCCSPRRTRTASVTFACPDGERFTRSVMFIQSCKCSDECNHLNEAAMPPQLWLYGDTHKFID; translated from the exons ATGGGGATTCTGCTGTTACTTGCTGTCATGCAAGCGGTGACAGTCGCTTTG GTGACTGCAGAGTGTCCCGTGGTGTGCGAGTGTCCCGCCGGGCCCCCATCCTGTGCCCCGGGGGTGAGTTCTGTCCCGGATGGATGCGGTTGCTGCAAAGTGTGCGCCGCGCAGCTGAACCAGGACTGCCGCGAAGGTCGGCCCTGTGACCACCATAAAGGCCTGGAGTGCAACTATGGCAATGATGTTGGTCGTACCAATGGCATCTGCAGGG CAAAGGCAGAGGGCCGCTCCTGCGAATACAGTGGGCGAATCTATCAAAATGGCGAGAATTTTCAAGCTGGCTGCAAGCACCAGTGCACCTGCATCGACGGGGCAGTGGGTTGCGTGCCCCTTTGCCCCAGCCACGTGCCCCTGGCATCACCTTCCTGTCCGGCCCCACACCTGGTCAAGGTGCCGGGCCAGTGCTGCCTCAGCATCGAGTGCCACAAGGGAACAACCGTTGTGCCGCCGGTGCACCGCCGACGTCAACCTCCGGTTTACCCGCCGTACCCCTTCATTCCCTACCCGGTTTACCCTTACGTGAAACCGTATGCAAAACCTTACCAGAAGCTGTATCCCTACAAATCCAAAAACGAGATGGACACCCTGGGAAATGAGTTAGTGGAGGTGGGCCGCAAATGGGACAAGCCACATGGCCACAAGCACCTGGCGG CGTGGAAGCAGGTGGGAGATCAGTGCGTGGTCCAGACCACTTCCTGGTCCCAGTGTTCTCGCAGCTGTGGGATGGGCATTTCCTCTCGCGTTACCAACGACAACGCCCGCTGTAAGCTGGTCAAGGAGACCCGTCTGTGCAACATACGACCCTGCAGCTCCATGTCGATCCCAGCCAAG AAAGGGAGGAAGTGCTCCCGGACCCACAAGGCCCCCGAGCCGCACCGCCTGTCCTACGCCGGTTGCAGGAGCACTCGCCTGCACAGGCCCAACTACTGCGGCGTGTGCAGAGACGGCCGCTGCTGCTCACCACGTCGCACGCGCACCGCCAGCGTCACCTTCGCCTGCCCCGACGGCGAACGCTTCACCAGATCCGTCATGTTCATCCAGTCGTGCAAGTGCAGCGACGAGTGCAACCATCTCAATGAGGCGGCCATGCCCCCGCAGCTCTGGCTCTACGGAGACACACACAAGTTCATTGACTAG